In Procambarus clarkii isolate CNS0578487 chromosome 60, FALCON_Pclarkii_2.0, whole genome shotgun sequence, one genomic interval encodes:
- the LOC138353927 gene encoding mucin-22-like, producing MLETPEAWTLVLETPEAWTLVLETPKAWMLVLETPEAWTLVLETPEAWTLVLETPKAWTLVLETPEAWMLVLETPEGWTLMLETPEAWMLVLETPEAWTLVLETPEAWTLVLETPEAWMLVLETPEAWTLVLETPEAWTLVLETPEVWTLVLETPEAWTLVLETPEAWTLVLETPEAWMLVLETPEAWTLMLETPEAWTLMLETPEAWTLMLETPEAWTLMLETPEAWTLVLETPEAWTLVLETPEVWTLVLETPEVWTLVLETPEVWTLVLETPEAWTLVLETPEAWTLVLETPEVWTLVLETPEVWTLVLETPEVWTLVLETPEAWTLVLETPKVWTLVLETPEAWKLVLETPEVWTLVLETPEVWTLVLETPEAWTLVLETPEA from the coding sequence ATGTTGGAGACTCCAGAAGCCTGGACGCTCGTGCTGGAGACTCCAGAAGCCTGGACGCTCGTGCTGGAGACTCCAAAAGCCTGGATGCTCGTGCTGGAGACTCCTGAAGCCTGGACGCTCGTGCTGGAGACTCCTGAAGCCTGGACGCTCGTGCTGGAGACTCCTAAAGCCTGGACGCTCGTGCTGGAGACTCCAGAAGCCTGGATGCTCGTGCTGGAGACTCCAGAAGGCTGGACGCTAATGCTGGAGACTCCAGAAGCCTGGATGCTCGTGCTGGAGACTCCTGAAGCCTGGACGCTCGTGCTGGAGACTCCAGAAGCCTGGACGCTCGTGCTGGAGACTCCAGAAGCCTGGATGCTCGTGCTGGAGACTCCTGAAGCCTGGACGCTCGTACTGGAGACTCCAGAAGCCTGGACGCTCGTACTGGAGACTCCAGAAGTCTGGACGCTAGTGCTGGAGACTCCTGAAGCCTGGACGCTAGTGCTGGAGACTCCAGAAGCCTGGACGCTCGTGCTGGAGACTCCTGAAGCCTGGATGCTCGTGCTGGAGACTCCTGAAGCCTGGACGCTCATGTTGGAGACTCCTGAAGCCTGGACGCTCATGTTGGAGACTCCTGAAGCCTGGACGCTCATGTTGGAGACTCCTGAAGCCTGGACGCTCATGTTGGAGACTCCTGAAGCCTGGACGCTCGTACTGGAGACTCCTGAAGCCTGGACGCTCGTACTGGAGACTCCAGAAGTCTGGACGCTAGTGCTGGAGACTCCTGAAGTCTGGACGCTAGTGCTGGAGACTCCAGAAGTCTGGACGCTCGTGCTGGAGACTCCTGAAGCCTGGACGCTCGTACTGGAGACTCCTGAAGCCTGGACGCTCGTACTGGAGACTCCAGAAGTCTGGACGCTAGTGCTGGAGACTCCAGAAGTCTGGACGCTAGTGCTGGAGACTCCAGAAGTCTGGACGCTAGTGCTGGAGACTCCAGAAGCCTGGACGCTCGTGCTGGAGACTCCAAAAGTCTGGACGCTAGTGCTGGAGACTCCAGAAGCCTGGAAGCTAGTGCTGGAGACTCCAGAAGTCTGGACGCTAGTGCTGGAGACTCCAGAAGTCTGGACGCTCGTGCTGGAGACTCCTGAAGCCTGGACGCTCGTGCTGGAGACTCCAGAAGCCTAG